The Mesorhizobium loti genome includes a region encoding these proteins:
- a CDS encoding substrate-binding domain-containing protein, with product MKRRDMLKLAAMTAALLTTTALLTTGNAYAQDKKWKIGFSQVTTIEPWRAQFNKDILAEAAKHPEVELIITDGEDKTEKQVADVENLIRQEVDALLVSPKESAGLTGVVQQAIDAKIPVFVLDRNVDTKDYTQFVGGDNALIGRAAGEYAVELLGGKGKAAGNVVEIWGGMGTQPAHDRHDGFHEFTDKEPGIKYLLDQQSGDWKQDQAYNLMANALKSNEKIDLVYGHNDPMAYGAYLAAKDVGREKDIKFIGIDGLPNEGVQMVNKGELTATFTYVTPGAEGLRQAIKFLNGEKVEKTITLPTEKITKENAAQVLKDNGL from the coding sequence TGAAGCTTGCCGCCATGACCGCGGCTCTGCTGACCACCACCGCGCTTCTGACCACCGGCAATGCTTATGCCCAGGACAAGAAGTGGAAGATCGGCTTCTCACAGGTGACGACCATCGAGCCCTGGCGTGCGCAGTTCAACAAGGACATCCTGGCCGAAGCCGCCAAGCATCCCGAGGTCGAACTGATCATCACCGACGGCGAGGACAAGACCGAAAAGCAGGTCGCCGACGTCGAGAACCTGATCCGTCAGGAGGTCGACGCACTGCTGGTGTCGCCGAAGGAATCCGCCGGCCTGACCGGCGTCGTGCAGCAGGCGATCGACGCCAAGATCCCCGTCTTCGTGCTCGACCGCAATGTCGACACCAAGGACTACACCCAGTTCGTCGGCGGGGATAACGCGCTGATCGGCCGGGCGGCCGGCGAATATGCCGTCGAGCTGCTTGGCGGAAAGGGTAAGGCTGCAGGCAATGTCGTCGAGATCTGGGGCGGCATGGGCACCCAGCCGGCGCATGACCGCCATGACGGCTTCCATGAATTCACCGACAAGGAGCCGGGCATCAAATATCTGCTCGACCAGCAATCGGGCGACTGGAAGCAGGACCAGGCATACAATCTGATGGCCAATGCGCTGAAGAGCAACGAGAAGATCGATCTCGTTTACGGCCACAACGACCCGATGGCCTATGGCGCCTATCTCGCCGCCAAGGATGTCGGCCGCGAGAAGGACATCAAGTTCATCGGCATCGACGGCCTGCCCAACGAAGGCGTGCAGATGGTCAACAAGGGCGAGCTGACGGCGACCTTCACCTATGTCACCCCCGGCGCCGAAGGCCTGCGCCAGGCGATCAAGTTCCTCAACGGCGAGAAGGTCGAAAAGACCATCACTCTGCCGACCGAGAAGATCACCAAGGAAAATGCCGCCCAGGTGTTGAAGGACAACGGCCTCTGA
- a CDS encoding MarR family transcriptional regulator produces MSAEDKLLKLVEVETPDDQDYLLQEQVGFILRKAHQRHVSIFAAHIGDLTPPQFAALAKLRDVGETSQNQLGTLIAMDAATVKGVIDRLKARGLVELSKHEVDKRRLLVNLTAAGRDAIERLIPLAREITRETLAPLSAKEIATFMKLLAKLA; encoded by the coding sequence GTGAGCGCCGAAGACAAGTTGCTGAAGCTGGTCGAGGTCGAGACGCCGGACGATCAGGATTACCTGTTGCAGGAGCAGGTTGGCTTCATCCTGCGCAAGGCGCATCAGCGCCACGTCTCGATCTTTGCCGCGCATATCGGCGATCTGACGCCGCCGCAATTCGCAGCACTGGCCAAGCTGCGCGACGTCGGCGAGACCTCGCAGAACCAGCTCGGCACGCTGATCGCCATGGACGCGGCGACGGTGAAGGGCGTCATCGACCGGCTGAAGGCGCGCGGCCTGGTCGAGCTTTCCAAGCACGAGGTCGACAAGAGGCGGCTGCTGGTCAATCTGACCGCGGCAGGCCGCGATGCCATCGAACGCCTGATCCCGCTGGCGCGCGAGATCACAAGGGAAACGCTGGCGCCGCTCTCGGCCAAGGAGATCGCCACCTTCATGAAATTGCTGGCCAAGCTGGCGTAA